The genomic segment ATGCGCTTGATTTTCGCTATCCGGCAAACTGAGCTGAGTAAGCATGTTGTGCCCACTTGGCTAAGTCATCTAGCGGACATAGATTAACTAACGGACAAAATACATTGCAGTATCCATGCTTACCCCCTCTGGTAGAGGTAAGCATGGAATAAGCCTTATGCTAAGGTTTTGCGGCGTATTCTTATCAGTAATAAGAACGTCATAGCAAACAAGGCAATGATTGATGGTTCTGAAACGGCCAGTGCTGCTAGTGCAGCAGAGGCTATCAGTTGATGACCTACTGCGGTCGGGTGTACAGGATCCCAGAGTAAATACTCGTCTGGGTTGGTGCACAAGGTCATATTCGTTTCGTCAAGGCAGGGGTCTGATACATTACTTAAGTTGTAGTCGCTCGGGTTCATGGATATATCTACAAACGTACTGAAGACATCAAATTGGGTAATGTTCAAGCCACTGCTTATGCCGTCTAAGCCACTTGCCAATGCCATGTTAAATTCAAACGCCCAAGGGGCGGCGATGGGAAGATTTGGCACCAGAAAATGCATCGCACCGGCTAGGGACAGTTCCAGCACACTGTCAACGATGTTTTGCGCAGCTTGGTTTGGGGTGTATGTGCCTGACGTTCCATTTTGCAGAAAGTCGTTACCTCCGGCCCAAATCACATACAGTGCGTCAACGTCGGCGGAACCCCCTGTTGAACTTAAGTAGCCCCCTAATTGCTGATTAAGCACTTGGTCACTGCGTTGCCCTCCAATAGCCCAATTTGTGCCCCCTGCGTAAGCGGTATTCGATGATACACCTAAGTCATTTGCTAAGTGTTCAACCCACACAGGACCATTTGAAAATCGACAATCAAAGTACGGTGGTTCGGGACAGAAACTAGGCGCGATAGCCTGCAGCGCGCCTGTGTCCGAAAGCGAATCACCAAACACATGCATATCACTGATAGGCGCAGCATTTGCTGACGTACACAAGAGTAAAAGTAACGAAGCGCCACTGATTGAAAGTGTGTGCTTGATATTACTGAATAAAGTACATAGTCCGCGGGTGAGCGGAAAAATTGTTGTTTTCATTGTTTCACCTTACGGCGCTTCTCTACTGCCCAACGCCAATTAGAATTTATTGTTGTTATTATCCCTTCAGGGACAAGCATCAGCACAGAAGACTCCGAAAACACCGTGGAATTATCATGCCAGAAAGTTCTAATGCATTTTTCGAGCCCGCTAACAAAATCAATGGGTTAGGTATTTTTAGTACAAAAAGTAAGCTAGGTTGCAAAAAAATCCGACACAGGTTTACCACGCCCATCAATTAAAACTAACTGAATCCTTCATTCACCGCCTTATATCGAAACAAAGTGCTCAGTGAAATCCGGGAGGGAGTGTGTTAATCGAAGAGCGAGCTGAAATTAACAAATTACTAGCCGTTGATTTAAAACATGAGTAAATGCCCCAACATCCTAACTAGCTGTATTTGCGCGTGTTAAAAATGCGGCGAATTCGTTTCGATATTTATTTACTGTATTTTTGGGATGCCTGTGAAAACTGTTAAAACCCTCACCTTAATGCGTTGGTTGTTTGGTCAACTTGCTCCTTATAAATCAAAAGTCGTGTACGCCATTACGGCGTTGATCGTGGGCTCGGGTTCATGGCTATTATTGGGCCAAGGGGTGAAAGTCGTAGTGGATGAGGGCTTTGTAGCCAACAATGCGGCCATGTTAAATCAAATGATGCTGGTGGTGGTGGCGATTGCGTTGCTGGGTAGTATTGCGGCTTATTTTCGCTTTTATTGGATGATATGGCTGGGTGAGCGCGTCAGCGCCGATATTCGCCAGTCTGTGTATTCACATTTATTGACCTTACCACCGGCCTTTTTTGAGCAAACTCGTACCGGCGAGGTTATCTCCAGATTTACCAGTGACACCACAGTGTTGCAGTCGGTGGTTGGCATGGGGTTATCTATGGCGTTACGAGCAAGCATTACCTTTATCGGTGCGCTGTTGTTGATGCTGATCACTAGCCCGATGTTGACTTTGTACGTGCTTATCGCCGTGCCTATTGTGTTAATGCCAATTCGCTTTTTCGGCGCTAAAGTACGCTTACATGCCAAAAACAGCCAAGACAGGGTGGCTGATTTGGGGGCTTATGTAGATGAATCATTGCATGAAATCCACACAGTGCAGGCCTATTCACATGAGGCACTCGATAAAAGTATGTTTGCTGGCCGTGTTGAAGATGTCATGAGGGCAGCGAACAGTCGTATTCGTTTTCGCGCTTTAATGATGGCAACCATTATGGGGATCAGCATGACCGCGATTACACTCGTTGCCTGGTTAGGGGCAAAGCAGGTATTAACTGCCAGTATCAGTGCCGGGGAGCTGACCGCGTTTATGTTTTATGCGGTGATGGCGGGGGGCGCAGTAGCGACTCTAAGCGAAGTGATTGGCGAAGTACAAAAAGCGGCAGGGGCAAGCGAGAGATTGATGGAACTGCTGCACACTGACAGTTCGATTCTCATAGCAGAGAAGCCTGTTTCACTGGCCAATAAAGTAAAGGGGAATTTGCGCCTGACTGATGTTCATTTTAGCTATCCAAGCGCAGAGGGTAGCCCTGCATTGCAGGATATTTCCTTAGATATTAAAGCGGGTGAACGTATCGCTTTGGTGGGCCCAAGCGGAGCGGGTAAATCAAGTCTATTCCAGTTATTGCTCAGGTTTTATGATATTCAATCGGGGGATATTTGCTTAGAGGGGATAAACATTGCTGAACTTGATTTAGACACGCTACGCCAACAATTTGCCCTTGTGCCCCAAGAATCAGTGATATTTGCTAGCAGTGTGGCAGAGAATATTCGCTACGGGCGACCAGAGGCTACAGATGATGAAGTTCGTCGCGCGGCAAAGGCCGCCAGAGCCGATGAATTTATCGCGCAATTGCCTGATGGCTATCAAACCTATTTGGGCGAGCGGGGAGTGCGTTTATCCGGTGGGCAAAAGCAGCGTATATCTATCGCCAGAGCGATACTGGCCGATAGGCCAATCTTGTTACTTGATGAAGCAACCAGCTCACTTGACGCTGCTAATGAACAATATATAAAGCTCGCGCTTGATGAACTTATGCGTCATAAAACCACCTTAATTATCGCTCATCGTTTAGCCACGGTGATAAACGCTGATCGTATTGTGGTAATGGATCACGGAGAGGTTATTGCTATAGGTACCCACCAAGATTTGATACACAGCAGTGAACTTTATCGTGAGTTTGCACAGTTGCAATTGGTCAGCTAGGGTCAAGCGTTTAATCATAAATGAGAGTGCGTCAATGGAAATAGCTCAGGTCGGTGAAGCGATATTACGCCAAATCGCTAAACCCATAGTCGAAAAAGACATTCGCAGTGCTGAATTTAAAGCGTTTGTGGAACAATTGCTCAATACAATGTTAGCCGCCAACGGTGTGGGCATTGCTGCCCCCCAAGTATTTGATGAGCGGGCGGTGATGATTATTGCTTCGCGCCCAAGCCCGCGTTATCCAAACGCACCCGATATGGAACCTTTGGTGTTAATTAACCCCAAAGTGATACAAAGTGCGGATGACACCGTAAAAGATTGGGAAGGATGCTTGTCGGTGCCTGGTTTACGCGGATTTATTCGTCGTGCTACTTGGGTGGAAATAGAATATCACCAGCAAGACGGTCAGGTAACTTCAAGGCGCTTAGAGGGATTTGTAGCACGCATCTTTTTGCATGAGTTTGATCATCTAATAGGAAAAACCTGGCTAGATCATGTTGAAGTAAATACCGATATTATGGCTGAATCGGTGTGGCGCAAACAAATCGCGGGTATCGATGAATCGTAAACAAGCCGAGGAAGTTCGTTTTGTTTCCCCAGCCTAAGTAATTTTGTAAAGTAGGTGGTCAAAATAATGTTGGTATGCGTAAACCAACGCGACTAATTTTTAATCTGGGTTTTAGCATTAGGCAACTTCTGTGAATACCGTGAATATGAGTAAGGATATCCGTTGCGAGCAACGTCAAATAACAAATCAGTACTAAATACCTTAGCCGCCATTGCAAGTTGCCTTGTAGTGAGTCAGGTCAGTATGGCAGCACAGTCAGACATGAAAGAACAAAAAGTGTCTGTGGAGCAATCTGCTGCACAGACTGTCGAGGATGCCCTGAGTCCTCAAGCGTTGTTTGAGCAATGTGTCGTCGACTTACAAGATAAAGCTAAAACAGTTGGTGTGTCCCAACGGGTTACGCGCGATGTATTAGGTGGAGCGAAATATAAAGAGAAAATTATCTCGCTAGACCGAAATCAGCCAGAGTTTGTGCAAACCTTTACCGATTATTTTGAGAAACGGGTGAATACATGGCGCATTGATAAAGGCCGACAAATGCTTGCCAAGCATCGAGTGTTTCTGAACGAATTAAACAAAGAATACGGTGTGCCAGCTCAATACCTGTTAGCCTTTTGGGGCTTAGAAACCAATTTTGGCTCTTACAAAGGGAAAAGCCCAGTCATTGACTCTTTGGTGACTCTCGCTTGTGATAATCGCCGAAGTCGTTATTTTTCCAGTGAATTAATGCAAGCCTTGTTGCTCATCGACCGGGAAAAACTAGATGATAAACAAATGGTTGGCTCTTGGGCGGGCGCCATGGGACACACTCAATTTATGCCGTCTGCCTACATGAAATATGCCGTAGACGGAGATAAGGACGGGCAAATAAACCTGTGGAATAGTGAGAAAGATGCATTGGCTTCTGCGGCTAATTTTTTGAAAAATTTAGGTTGGCAAGCAGGCTACAAATGGGGCCGTGAAGTTAGTTTGCCTGAGCCATTTGATTATACATTAGCGGGAAAAAACAGCCCTAAGACACTTTCGGTGTGGAACGATGCCGGTGTGACTCGCACAGATGGTAATCCCATAGGTGCGGCTGATATCAAAGGCGCACTGCTGGTGCCCGCAGGACATGAAGGGCCATCATTTCTGGCTTATAAAAACTTCAATGTGATTTTGCGCTGGAACAACTCTGAATATTACGGCATAGCGGTAGGGCATTTAGCGGATCGCATTGCAGGCTTGGGCACCTTGTCGAAACCTCTGCCTAAGTTACCTGATTACACAGTAGATGAAATGCGTCAGTTGCAGGATAAACTCAATGAATTAGGGTTCGATGTAGGTAAAGCGGACGGTATTTTAGGGCCCGGTACGCGCAGTGGTATTCGCCAGTTTCAGCTTTCTAAAAATATGATTGCAGATGGCTACCCAGCGCGAAATGTTTTTGATGCATTAATGAACCAGCCCAGTCCGAGTAACTCTTAATCTTCACTAGCCTCTTGGCCGACTGCTCTTAGTTGGCCAAGCGATATGCTTTTATCAGATATGAATTTGGCTTTTTTAGTCACTTTACTGGGCTAATACCCGCTTTAGGTATATACTCCGCGGTCAAATTTTAAGCACCTTTTTTACTGTTTTTCTATCGTTTTGTGGAGTTGTATGTCCAACCTGAGTCAACCTGTCGCTAAATCGCCTGTTAAACGCCAGCCTGCTGAGCGTATGAAAGCCGAGCGCGGTCTTTTTTCTTACCCTAAATATTGGGCAGAGTGTTTTGGCCCTGCGCCATTTTTACCTATGTCACGCAAAGAAATGGAGATCTTAGGTTGGGATAGTTGCGACATTATTATCGTAACGGGGGATGCCTATGTGGATCACCCTAGTTTTGGTATGGCAGTCATTGGCCGAGTGCTAGAGTCGCAAGGTTTTAGAGTAGGTATTATTTCTCAGCCAGATTGGACCAATAAAAACGATTTTATGCAGCTAGGTGAGCCGAATTTATTTTTCGGTGTTACCGCAGGCAACATGGACTCCATGATCAACCGCTACACCGCTGAGCGTAAATTACGTCACGATGATGCTTACACTCCCAATAATGAAGGGGGAAAACGGCCCGATCGCGCGGTGACGGTGTATACCCAACGTTGCAAAGAAGCGTATAAAAAGCCTGTGGTGATAGGTGGTATTGAAGCGAGTTTACGACGTATCGCGCATTATGATTACTGGTCAGACAAAGTTCGTCGCTCGGTGTTGTTTGATTCAAAAGCTGACATGTTGATGTTTGGGAATGCTGAGCGCCCACTACTTGAAATGGCTCATCGTTTTGCCGCCGGTGAAAGCATAGATCAAATGCAAGATATTCGCGGAACGGCCGTGATCCGTAAAGAGCCATTGCCGGGCTGGCAAGGCGTGGATTCAACGCACTTTGATACGATAGGTAAAATTGACCCTGTTATTAGCCCTTACGAAATTATTGAAGATAAATGTGCTGTTTCCTCTGAAGCAGACAAACAAGCTGCCATTGAAGCGCAAAAAGCCCAGCCGATTGTAGTACAGCCGTTTACCTCAAAAACCAAGCGCCGCAAACCGTGGGATAAAACCTACGTGATGTTGCCGCCATATGACGTTGTCCGTGCTGAGAAAACCCATTACGCCCACACATCGCGCATACTACATAAAGAAACCAACCCAGGCTGTGCTCGTGCATTAGCTCAGCGTCACGGGGATCGAATTATTTGGATTAATCCTCCGGCATTTCCCCTTGAAACCCATGAAATGGACGCCGTATTCGACTTACCTTACGCTCGGGTACCCCATCCTCGGTATGGCAAGGCAAAAATACCGGCTTACGACATGATTAAAACTTCGGTGAATATCATGCGTGGATGTTTCGGCGGCTGTACGTTTTGTTCGATTACTGAACATGAAGGGCGCGTAATTCAAAGCCGCTCTGAAGAATCTATTATTCGCGAAATCGAACAGATCCGTGACAAGGTGCCAGGTTTTACTGGGGTGATTTCTGATTTAGGCGGGCCAACCGCTAATATGTATAAATTACGCTGTAAAAGCCCGAAAGCAGAGCAGGCTTGTCGTCGGTTATCTTGTGTTTGGCCAGAGATTTGTGGCCACTTGGATACCGATCAAACTCCAACAGTGGAGTTGTACCGTAAAGCGCGCAACGTGGAGGGGGTGAAAAAAGTCCTTATCGCTTCGGGCGTACGTTACGATTTAGCTATTGAAGACCCAAACTATGTCCGTGAGCTGGTCACCCATCATGTGGGTGGGTATTTAAAAATTGCGCCTGAACATACCGAGAAAGCCCCTCTGGATAAAATGATGAAGCCAGGCATGGGGACTTACGACAGATTCAAAGAACTGTTCGACAAATACACTATGGAAGCAGGCAAAGAACAGTACCTAATCCCGTATTTTATCTCTGCTCACCCAGGCACCGAAGATGAAGATATGTTGAACCTGGCGCTGTGGTTAAAGGAGCGTAATTTTAAACTCGATCAAGTGCAAAATTTCTACCCCTCCCCTATGGCGAATGCCACCACTATGTATCACACAGGGAAAAACCCGATACATAAGGTGAACCATAAAAGTGAAGCAGTGACGGTGGCTAAGGGGGAAATTCGTCGGCGATTACACCGTGGTTTCTTGCGCTATCATGATCCGGCAAATTGGCCCATGTTGCGCAAAGCACTTACTGACATGGGGAAAGCGTATCTGATTGGCAATGGCCCTAAATGCTTGGTGCCAGCAGAGAGCCGTAATGAGCTAAAAGGCCGTGAGCAAAAAGAATATGCCAAACGCGCAGCAAATAAAGCGTACGCGAAAGGGAAGGGGAATGGTCATCAATCAGCTAAAGGTAAAAAAGCGCAACAAGGTTTAACCCGATTCAGTGATAACCAACCACACAATAAAGCGGGCGGCACGGAAAAAGCGAGTGATACAAGCCCAAGTAGTCGACGCAAAAAAAACAGTCATAAGCGAAGAAAGCCACATTAAATGTGGCTTTCTGTTTAAGGGCGATGATAAAGCTAAGTCGATTATTGACTGAGCGCCTTGATAATTTGCTCGCTAAACGCAGGCAGGTCATCTGGGTTACGACTGGTGATGATCTGACCGTCGATCAACACCTGTGCATCTTGCCAGTTAGCGCCGGCGTTACGTAAATCAGTTTGAATGCTGGGATAAGAAGTTAAGTTTCGCCCTTTCACGATGCCGGCTTCAATCAGTAACCATGGCCCGTGACAGATCGCGGCAACCGGTCGTTGTTTTTCATCGGCGAAAAAGTCTTTAATAAAGGCAATGGCTGCATCGCTGGTGCGTAAAGTGTCAGGGTTGAACAAACCGCCCGGTAACACAAGGGCGTCATAGTCTTCGCTTTTTGCCTCTTGCAGCGTTAAGTCGACCTCAATCGATTCGCCCCAGTTGTTTTCATCCCAGCCTTTAATTGTGCCTTTCTCAAGGGAAATAATGTCTACCTTTACCTTCGCGTCTTTCAACGCCTTGAAGGGATGAAATAATTCGCTTTGCTCAAATCCATTGGTGGCTAAAATAGCAACGCGTTTGTTTTCTAGTGATTGAGTCATAGTTTCTCCTTCAGTTCCGCAAAAAATATACACGAAGAAATGCTAAGGGCGTGCCAGAGACGCAGCGTAAATAAATGAGCTCATATGCCCCGCCAGTGAATGGATGAGCGAAAGTGGGGGGAGGGGTTATCGTTTAGATCATCTTTTTCAGCGACCACATTTTACAGATAAAGGCAATTTTTACAGTACGAGGGAAAATACCCATGAGGCGAAAATTCCCGTAAGAAGAAAGTACCTATACAATAATAGGTTCCATGAGCTAAGCGCGCAAACGTGCCGCTTTAAGTGCTTCACCGGTAGCAACTCGATGATTACCTTATTTTATTTGAGAGATTTTCGACCGACGCTGGGAGCGATCAAACTGCTGATGTATAACGCATCTTTTGTCTCGAGCACCCCAGTGGTTAAGGGGTATTGGCCTTTTGGGTCTTGCAAGTCCATGACGACTTCGCCCTTTTCATTGATTTTAATTACATGACCGTAATCTTTGGCTTGAGGGCGCATGAAGCTAGGTAAGCGTTGCACTACTTTACGCAAAAATGGTGATCTAGATAAATCATCGAGGCTTTCGGAGCGTGGAGAGGCAAAACCAAGCCAATATCCGCCAGTTGGTGAGCGGGCTATGTTATCAGGAAAACCAGGTAGGTTATCGATAAATACCTCTGATGTGCCCGCTTTTGGTCCTGATAGCCAATAACGCATTACTCGATAACTCCCCGTTTCGTTTACAAGCACAGAGCGTTGGTCGTGGCTCACAGAGACACCGTTGGCAAAGACTAAATCTTCAAGTAGGACAGAGGTTGAGCGACTTCTTGGATCATATGCGAGTAAGCGCCCATTGCCTTTGTGTTCTAAGATCTCAAGTAAACTCGCTGCCAATGTGCCACCATAGGCTGGGGCACTGAATTTATTGGTCGCATCGCTGAAGTATATGGTGCCGTCAGCGGCAACATCTACATCATCTGCGTACACTATATCCGTTCCTGCCACTCGATTCGTGAGAAGGCTAATTTCCCCGCTGGGGCTAACCGACAATAAGCCTTTTACCGCATCTGCCACAAGTAAATGTCCTTGCTTATCAAACTCGATGCCTAATGGGCGGCCGCCAGTATTGACCCAAGTAGTGAACTCTTTATCCTTGGGGGCGAGCAGCATGATATTGCCAGAATGCGTTGCCGTAGCAATTGTGCCGTCGGGCAAAAAAGCGAAGTCTTCTGGTCCGTGTTGGCCATTTAGCGAAATATTCTCTAGGTTTGCTAGTCTGGTATTGGACGCATAGAGGCCTAAGTAGCCTGGATTTTTCGGTGCTTGCCAAGCAATAGGTTCTACGGGAACGGGCCAGAAAAGCAAATAAGTAATAAGCACAAATGCCGCGAGTAGGCTGAGCTTGAGATATTTCATAGTATCTTCCTGATATAAATAATGCGTAAATACCTAGGGCAGGTATAGCATGACGTTGTGGGTGAGTTAAATTGAGCTTAGTTATTCAGGATTATTTATTTACCTTATTAGTTAATTGAACCTGTCATCTAACAGCCAAGAAGCTGAAGTATGCTAATGACCGAATGAAAATGAAATGCTGTTTAGCGTTCAGGTTGGTACGCGATAAAATATAGAATCGCTAAAAACGCGTATTTTATTGTCAGTAAAAACGATTATCGCGGCACTTAACATCTTATTAACCCCTATTTTTGTAGGGAATAGCCGGTATAAGGCCATAAACATACAGGTTATTTTTATTTTTACGCCATAAGCCTTATACTTGCTCGGTTTTATATACATACTCAAGAACGTCCGGTGTTCTTTGAGTCAACCAAGAGGT from the Paraglaciecola mesophila genome contains:
- a CDS encoding SMP-30/gluconolactonase/LRE family protein, giving the protein MKYLKLSLLAAFVLITYLLFWPVPVEPIAWQAPKNPGYLGLYASNTRLANLENISLNGQHGPEDFAFLPDGTIATATHSGNIMLLAPKDKEFTTWVNTGGRPLGIEFDKQGHLLVADAVKGLLSVSPSGEISLLTNRVAGTDIVYADDVDVAADGTIYFSDATNKFSAPAYGGTLAASLLEILEHKGNGRLLAYDPRSRSTSVLLEDLVFANGVSVSHDQRSVLVNETGSYRVMRYWLSGPKAGTSEVFIDNLPGFPDNIARSPTGGYWLGFASPRSESLDDLSRSPFLRKVVQRLPSFMRPQAKDYGHVIKINEKGEVVMDLQDPKGQYPLTTGVLETKDALYISSLIAPSVGRKSLK
- a CDS encoding SGNH/GDSL hydrolase family protein, which produces MKTTIFPLTRGLCTLFSNIKHTLSISGASLLLLLCTSANAAPISDMHVFGDSLSDTGALQAIAPSFCPEPPYFDCRFSNGPVWVEHLANDLGVSSNTAYAGGTNWAIGGQRSDQVLNQQLGGYLSSTGGSADVDALYVIWAGGNDFLQNGTSGTYTPNQAAQNIVDSVLELSLAGAMHFLVPNLPIAAPWAFEFNMALASGLDGISSGLNITQFDVFSTFVDISMNPSDYNLSNVSDPCLDETNMTLCTNPDEYLLWDPVHPTAVGHQLIASAALAALAVSEPSIIALFAMTFLLLIRIRRKTLA
- the def gene encoding peptide deformylase is translated as MEIAQVGEAILRQIAKPIVEKDIRSAEFKAFVEQLLNTMLAANGVGIAAPQVFDERAVMIIASRPSPRYPNAPDMEPLVLINPKVIQSADDTVKDWEGCLSVPGLRGFIRRATWVEIEYHQQDGQVTSRRLEGFVARIFLHEFDHLIGKTWLDHVEVNTDIMAESVWRKQIAGIDES
- a CDS encoding ABC transporter transmembrane domain-containing protein, which gives rise to MKTVKTLTLMRWLFGQLAPYKSKVVYAITALIVGSGSWLLLGQGVKVVVDEGFVANNAAMLNQMMLVVVAIALLGSIAAYFRFYWMIWLGERVSADIRQSVYSHLLTLPPAFFEQTRTGEVISRFTSDTTVLQSVVGMGLSMALRASITFIGALLLMLITSPMLTLYVLIAVPIVLMPIRFFGAKVRLHAKNSQDRVADLGAYVDESLHEIHTVQAYSHEALDKSMFAGRVEDVMRAANSRIRFRALMMATIMGISMTAITLVAWLGAKQVLTASISAGELTAFMFYAVMAGGAVATLSEVIGEVQKAAGASERLMELLHTDSSILIAEKPVSLANKVKGNLRLTDVHFSYPSAEGSPALQDISLDIKAGERIALVGPSGAGKSSLFQLLLRFYDIQSGDICLEGINIAELDLDTLRQQFALVPQESVIFASSVAENIRYGRPEATDDEVRRAAKAARADEFIAQLPDGYQTYLGERGVRLSGGQKQRISIARAILADRPILLLDEATSSLDAANEQYIKLALDELMRHKTTLIIAHRLATVINADRIVVMDHGEVIAIGTHQDLIHSSELYREFAQLQLVS
- a CDS encoding YgiQ family radical SAM protein gives rise to the protein MSNLSQPVAKSPVKRQPAERMKAERGLFSYPKYWAECFGPAPFLPMSRKEMEILGWDSCDIIIVTGDAYVDHPSFGMAVIGRVLESQGFRVGIISQPDWTNKNDFMQLGEPNLFFGVTAGNMDSMINRYTAERKLRHDDAYTPNNEGGKRPDRAVTVYTQRCKEAYKKPVVIGGIEASLRRIAHYDYWSDKVRRSVLFDSKADMLMFGNAERPLLEMAHRFAAGESIDQMQDIRGTAVIRKEPLPGWQGVDSTHFDTIGKIDPVISPYEIIEDKCAVSSEADKQAAIEAQKAQPIVVQPFTSKTKRRKPWDKTYVMLPPYDVVRAEKTHYAHTSRILHKETNPGCARALAQRHGDRIIWINPPAFPLETHEMDAVFDLPYARVPHPRYGKAKIPAYDMIKTSVNIMRGCFGGCTFCSITEHEGRVIQSRSEESIIREIEQIRDKVPGFTGVISDLGGPTANMYKLRCKSPKAEQACRRLSCVWPEICGHLDTDQTPTVELYRKARNVEGVKKVLIASGVRYDLAIEDPNYVRELVTHHVGGYLKIAPEHTEKAPLDKMMKPGMGTYDRFKELFDKYTMEAGKEQYLIPYFISAHPGTEDEDMLNLALWLKERNFKLDQVQNFYPSPMANATTMYHTGKNPIHKVNHKSEAVTVAKGEIRRRLHRGFLRYHDPANWPMLRKALTDMGKAYLIGNGPKCLVPAESRNELKGREQKEYAKRAANKAYAKGKGNGHQSAKGKKAQQGLTRFSDNQPHNKAGGTEKASDTSPSSRRKKNSHKRRKPH
- a CDS encoding lytic murein transglycosylase translates to MAAQSDMKEQKVSVEQSAAQTVEDALSPQALFEQCVVDLQDKAKTVGVSQRVTRDVLGGAKYKEKIISLDRNQPEFVQTFTDYFEKRVNTWRIDKGRQMLAKHRVFLNELNKEYGVPAQYLLAFWGLETNFGSYKGKSPVIDSLVTLACDNRRSRYFSSELMQALLLIDREKLDDKQMVGSWAGAMGHTQFMPSAYMKYAVDGDKDGQINLWNSEKDALASAANFLKNLGWQAGYKWGREVSLPEPFDYTLAGKNSPKTLSVWNDAGVTRTDGNPIGAADIKGALLVPAGHEGPSFLAYKNFNVILRWNNSEYYGIAVGHLADRIAGLGTLSKPLPKLPDYTVDEMRQLQDKLNELGFDVGKADGILGPGTRSGIRQFQLSKNMIADGYPARNVFDALMNQPSPSNS
- a CDS encoding type 1 glutamine amidotransferase domain-containing protein, with protein sequence MTQSLENKRVAILATNGFEQSELFHPFKALKDAKVKVDIISLEKGTIKGWDENNWGESIEVDLTLQEAKSEDYDALVLPGGLFNPDTLRTSDAAIAFIKDFFADEKQRPVAAICHGPWLLIEAGIVKGRNLTSYPSIQTDLRNAGANWQDAQVLIDGQIITSRNPDDLPAFSEQIIKALSQ